A section of the Deinococcus radiopugnans ATCC 19172 genome encodes:
- a CDS encoding RNA-guided endonuclease InsQ/TnpB family protein: RRVLESSHTQNTAVYPADSQPVTRSGISRPAQPQLEDVRYRGVILFLKGRSVAKPKKMVQRSVRKLALPGSALLDRLCRAAGQLYSAALVKYWRILRQTGNGKNGRKPVFLSQYGMEKLFPNDPDRVLHSHSCDAVVGHFYAAIKSANERKKKGSKEAKYPRKRKHFFKVTWKSTGIRLKAGSLILSTGKGVEDLVIPWNHALPTMVEIGWKKTGGYELRAVYEVQPQAALGTGVAGVDLGELRIASVFDGEKATLYSGRLLKSKSRYRAKVISKLDAKIARTKKGTAHTKPSRRRQKLIKGKRRLVARLENQVSDILHKQTAHLVSTLHAAGVQTVVIGDITDIRDVIKYGRKANQRLHGWSFGRFRQMITYKAAQLGMRAVIVDEAYTSQTCPPCTNRYKPSGRQYQCKACGFVSDRDVVGSMNIRAKYLGSFGTPVVGVMGPPVQGVRYAHGLSRHLNLHSSRIPRL; this comes from the coding sequence TCGGCGGGTTTTGGAGTCGTCACACACCCAAAACACCGCCGTTTATCCTGCCGATTCGCAACCTGTCACACGTTCAGGGATTTCCCGTCCAGCACAGCCTCAACTCGAAGATGTCCGGTACAGAGGTGTCATTCTATTTTTGAAAGGCCGCTCGGTGGCTAAGCCGAAGAAGATGGTCCAGCGGTCCGTCCGCAAGTTGGCGTTGCCCGGAAGTGCCCTCTTGGACCGGCTGTGCCGGGCGGCTGGACAACTGTATTCTGCGGCGCTGGTCAAGTACTGGCGGATTCTTCGTCAAACAGGCAACGGCAAGAATGGCCGGAAGCCCGTTTTTCTGTCTCAGTACGGCATGGAAAAGCTCTTCCCGAACGACCCCGACCGGGTGCTGCATTCGCACAGTTGCGACGCCGTGGTGGGCCACTTCTACGCGGCGATCAAAAGTGCCAACGAACGCAAGAAAAAGGGCAGCAAGGAAGCCAAGTACCCCCGCAAGCGGAAGCACTTTTTCAAAGTCACCTGGAAGTCCACGGGGATCCGGCTCAAAGCCGGAAGCCTGATCCTGTCCACGGGGAAAGGCGTGGAAGACCTGGTGATCCCCTGGAACCACGCGCTGCCAACGATGGTGGAGATCGGCTGGAAAAAGACCGGCGGCTACGAACTGCGGGCGGTCTACGAGGTGCAGCCGCAGGCTGCACTGGGCACTGGTGTCGCCGGCGTCGACCTCGGAGAGCTCCGCATCGCCAGCGTCTTTGATGGCGAGAAGGCGACCCTGTATTCGGGCCGCTTGCTCAAGAGCAAATCCCGTTACCGGGCCAAAGTCATCTCGAAGCTCGACGCGAAAATCGCGAGAACCAAGAAAGGGACGGCGCACACCAAACCCAGTCGGCGACGCCAGAAGCTGATCAAGGGCAAACGCCGCCTGGTGGCCCGGCTTGAGAACCAGGTTTCCGATATTCTCCACAAGCAAACCGCACATCTTGTTTCCACGCTGCATGCTGCAGGCGTGCAAACGGTCGTCATCGGCGACATCACAGACATCCGCGACGTCATCAAATACGGCCGCAAAGCCAACCAGCGGTTGCACGGCTGGTCGTTTGGACGCTTTCGCCAGATGATCACCTACAAAGCCGCTCAGTTGGGCATGAGGGCGGTGATCGTCGATGAGGCGTACACCTCGCAAACCTGTCCACCTTGCACCAACAGGTACAAGCCCTCAGGGCGTCAATACCAGTGCAAAGCGTGTGGGTTTGTCAGCGACCGAGACGTGGTGGGGTCGATGAACATCCGGGCAAAGTATCTGGGGTCTTTCGGGACCCCCGTAGTTGGGGTCATGGGTCCCCCCGTGCAGGGTGTGCGCTACGCGCATGGTCTGTCACGTCACTTGAATTTGCATTCTTCAAGAATCCCCCGCCTTTAG
- a CDS encoding polysaccharide deacetylase family protein — protein MNFPPNPSLNALGYDARDRVVIFHADDLGMCQATISAYQDLHEAGLLSSAAVMMPCAWAPAAAQAIGALPTADVGVHWTLTSEWGAYRWGPLTCAPALTDGQGYFHAGVDEARQADPATVRTELAAQLDRALAWGLDLTHVDAHMGTAAHPRYLPDLLTLALTHGLPPLFPRQSAADWQAAGLTGEDARQAGQAAYQLEERGVPLVDHLRMLPLDVGGDHTALTRQMLRELPPGITHFILHPAQDTPELRAICGDWPARVANYQAFLSPALRRDVHNLGLQVIGYRPLRDLLRQRLATGEVKS, from the coding sequence TTGAACTTTCCACCCAACCCGAGTCTGAACGCCCTGGGCTACGACGCGCGGGACCGGGTGGTGATCTTCCATGCCGACGACCTGGGCATGTGCCAGGCCACCATCAGCGCGTATCAGGATCTGCATGAAGCCGGGCTGCTGTCCTCCGCCGCCGTCATGATGCCGTGTGCGTGGGCTCCGGCGGCAGCGCAGGCCATTGGCGCCCTCCCCACGGCGGACGTGGGTGTCCACTGGACCCTGACCAGCGAATGGGGGGCCTACCGCTGGGGACCGCTGACCTGTGCCCCTGCGCTGACCGATGGGCAAGGCTATTTCCACGCCGGAGTGGACGAGGCCAGGCAGGCTGACCCGGCCACCGTCCGCACGGAACTGGCCGCCCAGCTGGACCGCGCCCTGGCCTGGGGCCTGGACCTGACGCACGTAGACGCGCATATGGGCACCGCCGCCCATCCCAGGTACCTGCCTGACCTGCTGACACTGGCGCTGACGCACGGCCTTCCACCGCTGTTTCCCCGGCAAAGCGCGGCGGACTGGCAGGCGGCGGGCCTGACCGGGGAAGATGCCCGGCAGGCCGGACAGGCCGCCTACCAACTGGAGGAACGCGGCGTTCCCCTCGTCGATCACCTGCGGATGTTGCCGCTGGACGTGGGGGGCGATCACACGGCCCTGACCCGCCAGATGTTGCGCGAGTTGCCGCCCGGCATCACCCACTTCATCCTGCATCCGGCGCAGGACACGCCCGAACTGCGGGCCATCTGCGGGGACTGGCCCGCGCGGGTGGCGAATTACCAGGCGTTTCTGAGTCCAGCGTTGCGGCGCGACGTGCACAACCTGGGCCTTCAGGTAATCGGCTACCGCCCGCTGCGTGACCTGCTGCGGCAGAGACTGGCCACGGGCGAGGTGAAATCGTGA
- a CDS encoding MFS transporter: protein MTVPATPAVPVELDAGTTSATRWRYAAMNLGLVIPAQVSSFFFLYYVDHLKADPVKFAALMTAFALYNAIDNPVIGYLSDRTRTRWGRRIPYLLFATLPTLLFLALLFNAPFDAVQNPAGVLLYFGMLWVLWETTFTMVGTGYLALLPEMFRSFAERTDVSVRMNAVQVVGLLIGLALPPLLAAEIGWGPMGILFAVICAAAIYGGVGALSERAASVRAAPLPLLDALRSTFTNRSFLTVVAAQTMRFVATGTLATGMGFFVKYSLGVEGGLLTTLLLATAFVTAGALLWPWRRFVAQKYGARTTLLLAFAVSGLAVLPLAFIGSVPAAFLTTALFGVGLAGMILMGDVVLADVIDEDELRTGQRREGSYYGLSGLITTLSTGVVAAVFGWVALRYGYDPKLDVQPGTVAQGFRLFMTVPPLIGSALAVVFLWFYPLHGARLREVRQQLAARRGD, encoded by the coding sequence GTGACGGTTCCGGCCACGCCCGCCGTCCCTGTGGAACTGGACGCCGGAACCACTTCCGCCACCCGCTGGCGCTACGCCGCCATGAATCTGGGGCTGGTGATTCCGGCGCAGGTGTCCAGCTTCTTCTTCCTGTACTACGTGGATCACCTGAAGGCCGATCCGGTGAAGTTCGCGGCGCTGATGACTGCTTTTGCGCTGTACAACGCCATCGACAATCCGGTGATCGGTTACCTCTCGGACCGCACCCGCACGCGTTGGGGCCGCCGCATTCCGTACCTGCTGTTCGCCACGCTGCCCACCCTGCTGTTTCTGGCCCTGCTGTTCAACGCCCCTTTCGATGCCGTGCAGAACCCGGCGGGCGTGCTGCTGTACTTCGGCATGTTGTGGGTGCTGTGGGAAACCACCTTCACGATGGTGGGCACCGGCTATCTGGCCCTGCTGCCGGAGATGTTCCGCTCGTTCGCCGAGCGCACCGACGTGTCGGTCAGGATGAACGCCGTGCAGGTGGTGGGCCTGCTGATCGGGCTGGCGCTGCCTCCCCTGCTGGCGGCGGAAATCGGCTGGGGGCCGATGGGCATTCTGTTCGCGGTGATCTGCGCGGCGGCCATCTACGGCGGCGTGGGGGCGCTCTCTGAGCGGGCAGCGTCGGTGCGGGCCGCGCCGCTGCCGCTGCTGGACGCCCTGCGTTCCACCTTCACCAACCGCAGCTTTCTGACCGTGGTGGCCGCGCAGACCATGCGCTTCGTCGCCACCGGCACGCTCGCCACCGGCATGGGCTTCTTCGTCAAGTACAGCCTCGGAGTGGAGGGCGGCCTGCTGACCACGCTGCTGCTCGCCACTGCCTTCGTGACGGCGGGGGCGCTGCTGTGGCCGTGGCGGCGCTTCGTGGCCCAGAAGTACGGCGCACGCACCACGCTGCTGCTGGCGTTTGCCGTCAGCGGTCTGGCCGTGCTGCCGCTGGCCTTTATCGGCAGCGTTCCCGCGGCCTTCCTGACCACCGCGCTGTTCGGCGTGGGCCTGGCCGGGATGATCCTGATGGGCGATGTGGTGCTGGCCGACGTGATCGACGAGGATGAGCTGCGCACCGGTCAGCGCCGCGAGGGCTCGTATTACGGTCTCTCAGGCCTGATCACCACCCTGAGTACCGGCGTCGTCGCCGCCGTGTTCGGCTGGGTGGCGCTGCGCTACGGCTATGATCCGAAGCTGGACGTGCAGCCCGGCACCGTGGCGCAGGGCTTCCGCCTGTTCATGACGGTGCCGCCGCTGATCGGCTCGGCGCTGGCGGTGGTGTTCTTGTGGTTTTACCCGCTACACGGGGCGCGGTTGCGCGAGGTCCGCCAGCAGTTGGCGGCCCGGCGGGGGGACTGA
- a CDS encoding PIN domain-containing protein: MTPPLRYVLDTNICIIKDKPAAVWNRIDSLRPGEVGQSAVTKAERLPGGSRCARRDHHLAAVLSFAPHLVMFLFDSQVTEAYGRARAGLQHAGPSSGPLDVQIAATTSAHGLILVTNNIREFAGMLELKIGAWTQCGIETRSGAVSSVHE, from the coding sequence TTGACCCCGCCGCTGCGTTATGTGCTTGACACCAACATCTGCATCATCAAGGACAAACCAGCAGCCGTCTGGAATCGCATTGACAGCCTGCGTCCAGGCGAGGTGGGGCAGAGTGCCGTCACCAAGGCCGAGCGCCTACCCGGGGGCTCCAGATGTGCACGGCGGGACCATCACCTCGCCGCCGTTCTGAGCTTCGCCCCGCATCTGGTGATGTTTCTTTTCGATTCGCAGGTCACGGAGGCGTATGGGCGTGCCCGGGCCGGGCTGCAGCATGCCGGGCCGTCCAGCGGCCCATTGGATGTTCAAATCGCGGCCACGACATCGGCTCACGGCCTGATTCTGGTGACCAACAACATCCGGGAGTTCGCAGGGATGCTGGAATTGAAGATCGGGGCCTGGACCCAGTGCGGGATCGAGACACGATCCGGCGCGGTCTCCTCCGTTCATGAATAA